In the Chroococcidiopsis sp. SAG 2025 genome, one interval contains:
- a CDS encoding ArsA family ATPase yields the protein MSRIITFLGDGSRERTTLSIATAKWFARQGKRVLLATYVNPSTELLLETSLSTHPQSVESHLQVVQLQTTVLLEQAWDEVKKLVSTYLPDSFSEQIYPAELIILPGFDSFLTFNALRQYYQSGSYDVIIYSGENLEILRMLGIPSALDWYFRRFHQIFTDLDISEIANSIGGPFAAAILNANIDRQKMQEGLSQIQHWIEQGVAVANDASQLTAYLVTNDTPEAIADARWWWGSAQQINLTVSGILAYQDRDLSREAIQSAFTPLAVHHISTLQERNWEAIIQELPDFNASISVTPPLKIDLIQRQVRVFLPGFHKKQVKLTQSNTEIIIEAGDQRRQIVLPPELKGKSVQSGKFEEPYLVISV from the coding sequence ATGAGCAGAATAATTACATTTCTGGGCGATGGATCTAGAGAACGGACAACGCTATCAATTGCTACTGCGAAATGGTTTGCCCGACAAGGTAAAAGAGTTTTACTGGCTACCTATGTTAATCCTAGTACGGAGCTACTCTTAGAAACTTCTTTAAGTACGCATCCTCAAAGCGTTGAGAGCCATCTGCAAGTCGTACAGTTACAAACAACTGTACTGTTAGAACAGGCTTGGGATGAAGTCAAAAAACTTGTTTCTACCTATTTACCAGATTCTTTTTCCGAACAAATCTATCCTGCCGAATTGATTATACTACCTGGATTTGATAGTTTTTTAACTTTTAATGCCCTACGACAATACTATCAAAGCGGTAGCTATGATGTCATTATTTATAGCGGGGAGAATTTAGAGATACTGCGTATGCTAGGGATTCCTAGTGCTTTGGATTGGTATTTTCGGCGCTTTCACCAGATATTTACAGATCTAGATATTAGCGAGATTGCCAATTCAATTGGTGGTCCATTTGCTGCGGCAATTCTTAACGCTAATATCGATCGCCAGAAAATGCAAGAAGGACTGTCTCAAATTCAGCATTGGATCGAGCAAGGAGTTGCAGTAGCTAACGATGCAAGTCAGTTAACAGCCTATCTTGTTACTAACGATACACCAGAAGCGATCGCCGATGCTCGCTGGTGGTGGGGCAGCGCCCAACAAATTAACCTCACTGTCAGTGGTATTTTAGCGTATCAAGATCGAGATTTAAGTAGAGAAGCTATACAGTCGGCTTTTACCCCATTAGCTGTCCATCATATCTCTACTTTGCAAGAGAGGAATTGGGAAGCAATTATTCAAGAATTGCCAGATTTCAACGCTAGTATTTCCGTAACACCGCCGCTCAAAATAGACCTTATTCAGCGCCAAGTTCGCGTTTTTTTACCAGGATTTCATAAAAAACAAGTTAAGTTAACCCAATCAAATACAGAAATAATTATTGAAGCTGGCGACCAAAGGCGACAGATTGTCTTACCACCAGAGCTGAAAGGAAAATCTGTACAATCTGGTAAATTTGAGGAACCGTATTTAGTAATTTCTGTTTAA
- a CDS encoding cupredoxin domain-containing protein translates to MVSKTAIVGGIASIGLALGIASGQAVAQMSHEGMQRSEIEQKGQFHRIEQPLWLKGAVTVSGLGLIGLELWWFLLSKPKSHKAKMSQGIQAVEIAVDGGYEPSRVVVKAGQRVRLNFHRTDPSSCLEEIRFPDFHIAQNLPLNQVTPIEFTPDKPGTYTFTCGMNMFRGVIEVQPADSTVVASLTPVAPSTTVK, encoded by the coding sequence ATGGTAAGCAAAACTGCGATCGTAGGTGGGATTGCGAGTATAGGATTGGCATTAGGCATTGCTTCGGGACAAGCAGTGGCACAAATGTCTCATGAAGGGATGCAACGCTCCGAAATAGAGCAGAAGGGTCAGTTCCACCGTATCGAACAACCGCTATGGTTGAAAGGAGCCGTTACGGTTAGTGGTTTGGGATTAATTGGACTAGAATTGTGGTGGTTTCTGCTCAGCAAGCCTAAGTCACACAAAGCCAAGATGAGTCAAGGGATTCAGGCGGTCGAGATTGCTGTTGATGGTGGGTACGAACCCAGTCGAGTTGTGGTAAAAGCAGGTCAAAGAGTCCGACTCAACTTCCACCGTACAGATCCCAGCAGTTGCCTCGAAGAAATCCGATTTCCTGACTTCCATATCGCCCAGAACCTCCCCCTCAACCAAGTCACACCCATCGAGTTCACGCCCGACAAACCAGGGACTTATACTTTCACCTGTGGCATGAATATGTTTCGAGGAGTCATCGAAGTTCAACCTGCCGATTCTACTGTTGTTGCCAGCTTAACGCCTGTTGCTCCATCTACTACTGTCAAATAA
- the cax gene encoding calcium/proton exchanger, with product MSRKDAFLLRMLVLVPLALLFRQLGLPPLVVFATAGLAIIPLAAWIANFTEAIANKIGSFLGGLLNVTFGNVTEIVVSIVALQAGMVEVVKASLVGSIIANLLLGLGFAFILDGLSFKRLDFQHNIKRTTVARINSGSLNLAVVFILMPVALKFTTSSSHQLANANHFSLVASVLLLGFYAMMLFFSMKTHRFMYELEEDAEPESYGSEATGRKYDLWIHVGLLLGFTVALLFVSEVLVDSLQQAVSSLGLTSLFTGVMLLPIFGSAVEIITCGMCAAKQKIDLSISIALGSSLQIAMFVAPALVLVGQAMGQPMNLAFDTFAVLGVGVAVLMTNSVSTDGKSNWLEGVLLLMTYTMLLTAFYLHD from the coding sequence ATGTCGCGCAAGGATGCGTTCTTGTTACGTATGCTTGTGCTCGTTCCTTTGGCACTGCTGTTTAGACAACTTGGTTTACCACCATTAGTTGTTTTTGCTACAGCAGGCTTAGCAATTATCCCTCTAGCAGCATGGATTGCTAACTTTACAGAGGCGATCGCTAACAAAATTGGTTCGTTTCTGGGTGGTCTACTCAACGTCACCTTTGGTAACGTTACTGAAATTGTCGTCTCAATCGTTGCCCTGCAAGCGGGTATGGTTGAGGTGGTCAAAGCGAGTTTAGTTGGCTCGATTATCGCCAACCTTTTATTAGGTCTAGGATTCGCATTTATCTTAGACGGCTTGAGCTTCAAAAGGCTAGATTTTCAGCACAACATCAAACGAACGACTGTAGCGCGGATCAATTCTGGTTCGCTCAATCTGGCAGTTGTATTTATCTTGATGCCTGTAGCGCTCAAGTTTACGACGAGTTCTAGCCATCAACTCGCCAATGCCAATCATTTTTCTCTAGTAGCATCTGTACTGCTATTAGGCTTCTACGCCATGATGCTATTTTTCTCGATGAAAACTCATAGATTTATGTATGAGTTAGAGGAAGATGCCGAACCTGAAAGCTATGGTAGCGAAGCTACAGGACGAAAGTACGATCTGTGGATACACGTTGGCTTGCTGTTAGGTTTTACAGTCGCGCTGTTGTTTGTCTCTGAAGTACTGGTTGATAGTTTGCAACAGGCAGTTTCTAGTCTCGGTCTGACCAGTCTATTTACAGGTGTCATGCTACTGCCGATCTTCGGTTCAGCAGTAGAGATTATTACCTGTGGAATGTGCGCGGCGAAGCAAAAAATCGATCTGTCTATTTCCATCGCCCTCGGCTCTAGCTTGCAAATCGCCATGTTTGTAGCTCCAGCGTTAGTCTTGGTGGGACAAGCAATGGGGCAACCAATGAATTTAGCCTTTGATACATTCGCAGTCTTAGGAGTAGGTGTAGCTGTACTGATGACGAACTCAGTCAGTACGGATGGTAAGTCTAATTGGCTAGAGGGCGTGTTGTTGCTGATGACCTACACGATGCTGTTAACAGCTTTTTACTTGCATGACTGA
- a CDS encoding DUF5132 domain-containing protein, whose translation MLELEALLLGLEPLTAAGIGLGALALAPVVGVVGSAMGGSNSAVGNSLSESSKSLAKTGMVWMLDAYDKAQNTVAEASESFQDLVAEAKTDLKKSKAKPEQSSIPHQVEIG comes from the coding sequence ATGCTTGAACTAGAAGCTTTATTGCTAGGACTAGAACCGTTAACAGCAGCAGGGATTGGTTTAGGAGCATTAGCCCTAGCACCTGTAGTTGGTGTCGTAGGTTCTGCTATGGGAGGGTCTAATTCGGCTGTAGGTAATTCTTTGTCAGAGTCATCCAAATCCTTAGCGAAAACGGGTATGGTTTGGATGTTAGATGCTTATGACAAGGCTCAAAATACCGTAGCTGAAGCATCAGAATCTTTTCAGGACTTGGTGGCGGAAGCCAAAACTGACTTGAAAAAGAGTAAAGCCAAGCCCGAACAGAGTTCAATTCCGCATCAAGTGGAAATCGGCTAG
- a CDS encoding Mo-dependent nitrogenase C-terminal domain-containing protein yields MVKLIGLRGLVRQWVDAIEVHDRKVAKLLCRMIPASCPFERDIKFFKRILFHIPPLCQLNPLYEQAIGLRLKALSYLADECGEDVALYC; encoded by the coding sequence ATGGTGAAACTTATTGGTCTACGGGGTCTAGTTCGCCAGTGGGTTGACGCGATTGAGGTTCATGACCGCAAGGTAGCCAAGTTATTGTGCCGGATGATTCCGGCGAGTTGCCCTTTTGAACGAGACATCAAGTTCTTCAAGCGCATCTTATTTCACATTCCACCCCTGTGCCAGCTTAACCCTCTCTACGAGCAAGCGATTGGTCTTCGCCTCAAAGCTCTATCCTATCTAGCGGATGAGTGTGGTGAAGATGTAGCACTATATTGCTAA
- a CDS encoding FAD-binding protein gives MKNASRRQVLQGAIASAIIIGFNPAKQSWVTSASAASEFESLPPLDGILYNDSATRNAAADDFGHLVRRYPAAVLKPGSIEDIVRIVRFARTHKLKVAARGQAHSTYGQPLIEAGIVIDMSSLDTIHHINAEQAEVDAGVLWSQLLLALLERQLTPPVLTDYIELSVGGTLAVGGIGGRSHRYGVQVDNVLSLQVVTGAGNLETCSRSQNRDLFEAVLAGLGQCGIIVRATVRLIPSAQNTRVFLLFYNDLAALTHDQCWLIAQKRFDYVEGQVVPDASGGWRYLLEAASFYTPPGEPDNNSLLAGLSYSQGTQQIEDKSYFDFANRLAPTIAFLKESGVWFYPHPWLDLFVPETAVNGFVGEIVSNLTLADTGQGPVLLYPVPTNRLTLPLFRVPDEEVMFLFAILRTAPPDASAIAKMLADNRTFFERNRDSGGYRYPIDAVPFSQADWKQHFYPVWGRLVSAKRRYDPDNLLTPGQGIF, from the coding sequence ATGAAAAATGCTTCACGCCGTCAAGTTTTGCAAGGTGCGATCGCTTCGGCGATTATTATTGGGTTCAATCCAGCCAAGCAATCGTGGGTCACATCCGCCAGTGCTGCATCTGAATTTGAATCTCTGCCACCCCTGGACGGTATACTTTACAACGATTCTGCCACCCGCAATGCTGCCGCTGATGATTTCGGTCATCTCGTGCGTCGCTACCCAGCTGCCGTACTCAAACCAGGTTCGATTGAAGATATAGTGAGGATCGTCCGGTTTGCTCGTACCCACAAGCTGAAAGTTGCCGCACGCGGTCAAGCGCACTCCACTTACGGTCAACCGCTTATAGAGGCGGGGATAGTTATTGACATGAGTTCGCTTGATACGATTCATCATATTAATGCAGAGCAGGCAGAAGTGGATGCAGGTGTGTTGTGGAGCCAATTGCTGCTGGCATTGCTGGAGCGACAACTGACACCCCCCGTCTTGACAGATTACATCGAGCTATCTGTGGGTGGCACTTTAGCAGTTGGCGGGATTGGTGGCAGGAGTCATCGTTATGGCGTGCAAGTAGATAATGTCTTGTCCCTGCAAGTCGTCACGGGTGCGGGCAACCTAGAAACTTGTTCTCGCTCCCAAAATCGCGATTTGTTTGAAGCAGTGCTGGCAGGGTTGGGTCAATGTGGCATTATCGTTAGGGCAACAGTTCGCCTCATTCCGTCTGCTCAAAATACCCGCGTATTTCTCTTGTTTTACAACGATTTGGCTGCTTTGACGCACGACCAGTGCTGGCTAATTGCCCAAAAACGATTTGACTACGTAGAAGGTCAAGTTGTACCCGATGCTAGTGGTGGATGGCGTTATCTGCTGGAGGCAGCTAGCTTTTATACTCCGCCAGGTGAACCAGACAATAACAGTTTACTTGCTGGGTTAAGTTACAGTCAGGGTACTCAACAGATTGAAGATAAGTCTTACTTTGATTTTGCGAATCGGTTGGCTCCAACTATTGCTTTTTTAAAGGAGAGTGGAGTATGGTTTTATCCGCATCCTTGGTTAGATTTATTCGTACCAGAAACCGCAGTTAACGGCTTTGTCGGCGAGATCGTTTCTAACTTAACTTTAGCGGATACGGGTCAGGGTCCAGTGCTGCTGTATCCCGTGCCGACAAACCGCTTGACGTTACCGCTATTTCGGGTTCCTGATGAGGAAGTCATGTTCCTATTTGCGATTCTACGCACTGCACCACCCGATGCTAGCGCGATCGCCAAAATGCTAGCTGATAACCGCACGTTTTTCGAGCGCAACCGCGACAGTGGTGGATATCGCTACCCGATTGATGCCGTTCCATTTTCTCAAGCCGATTGGAAACAGCACTTTTATCCAGTATGGGGTAGGCTAGTCAGCGCCAAGCGCCGCTACGATCCTGACAATTTACTTACACCTGGTCAGGGGATTTTCTAG
- a CDS encoding DUF454 family protein produces the protein MLKQIKNAALIAAGTICAGIGVIGVLLPLIPGTPFLLVAAACFGAIEQ, from the coding sequence ATGCTCAAGCAAATCAAGAATGCAGCTTTAATTGCTGCGGGTACAATCTGCGCGGGTATAGGTGTCATTGGTGTTTTATTACCTTTGATTCCTGGTACTCCCTTCTTATTAGTAGCAGCAGCTTGTTTCGGTGCGATCGAACAGTAA
- a CDS encoding heavy metal translocating P-type ATPase, with protein MDNITLKLKGMSCASCANNIEAAIRSVPGVSHASVNFSAEQAIVTYDPNQTNVATLQNAVDAAGYSAQPMQEDLLAADDDAERRARQAENRDLTRKVWTSGIISAVLVIGSLPAMTGLSIPFIPMWLHNPWLQLILTAPVQFWCGASFYVNAWKAFKRHTATMDTLVAIGTGAAYLYSLFPTFFPGWFIAQGLNPDVYYEAAAVIITLILLGKLLENRAKGQTSEAIRKLIGLQAKTARVIRDDREVDVPIAQVVLGDIILVRPGEKIPVDGEIVDGSSTIDESMVTGESLPVKKQPGDEAIGATINKTCSFKFRATRVGKDTFLAQIVKLVQQAQGSKAPIQRLADQVTGWFVPAVIAIAIATFVIWFNIMGNLTMALITTVGVLIIACPCALGLATPTSIMVGTGKGAENGILIKGAESLELAHKLQAIVLDKTGTITQGKPTVTDFVTVNGTAHSNELKLLRLAAAVERNSEHPLAEAVVQYASSQGVELTDARECAAVAGSGVQGYVSDRLVQIGTQRWMQELGINTSQLQQQWDRLEYLGKTVIWIAVDGTVQAIMGIADAVKPSSAAAVRTMQQMGLEVIMLTGDNRRTAEVIAREVGINRVMAEVRPDRKAEVVKSLQLEQQGSKKRFTTPKIVAMVGDGINDAPALAQADVGIAIGTGTDVAIAASDITLISGDLQGIVTAIQLSRATIRNIRQNLFFAFIYNVAGIPIAAGILFPFFGWLLSPIIAGAAMAFSSVSVVTNALRLRNFHPKTAR; from the coding sequence ATGGATAACATCACGCTGAAACTAAAAGGCATGAGTTGTGCCTCATGTGCCAATAACATTGAAGCCGCGATTCGCTCTGTTCCTGGGGTGAGTCATGCCAGCGTTAACTTTAGTGCAGAACAAGCTATAGTCACATACGATCCTAATCAGACAAACGTGGCAACGCTGCAAAATGCGGTTGACGCAGCCGGATATTCCGCTCAACCGATGCAAGAAGACTTGTTGGCAGCAGATGACGATGCCGAACGTCGGGCGCGGCAGGCAGAAAATCGAGACTTAACTCGTAAGGTTTGGACTAGCGGTATTATTAGTGCAGTGCTGGTCATTGGGTCGTTGCCTGCTATGACGGGGTTATCGATCCCCTTCATCCCCATGTGGCTGCACAATCCTTGGCTACAACTGATCCTCACGGCTCCAGTGCAGTTCTGGTGCGGTGCATCCTTCTATGTCAATGCCTGGAAAGCTTTCAAGCGCCATACAGCCACGATGGATACTCTAGTGGCGATCGGTACGGGTGCGGCTTACTTATATTCCCTGTTTCCTACCTTCTTTCCTGGGTGGTTTATCGCTCAGGGTTTGAACCCAGACGTTTACTACGAAGCCGCCGCTGTCATCATTACCTTAATCTTGCTAGGAAAACTGCTAGAGAATCGCGCTAAGGGGCAAACTTCAGAAGCAATTCGCAAACTAATCGGTTTACAGGCAAAAACAGCGCGTGTCATTCGTGACGATCGCGAGGTGGATGTACCAATTGCCCAAGTCGTTTTGGGGGATATCATCCTGGTTCGTCCTGGGGAAAAGATTCCTGTGGATGGAGAGATCGTTGATGGCTCCTCCACGATTGATGAGTCAATGGTGACGGGTGAAAGCTTGCCTGTGAAAAAGCAGCCTGGAGATGAAGCAATCGGCGCTACGATCAATAAAACTTGTAGCTTTAAATTTCGGGCAACACGAGTTGGCAAAGATACATTTTTGGCGCAAATTGTCAAGCTCGTACAGCAAGCTCAGGGTTCTAAAGCACCGATTCAACGGTTGGCAGACCAAGTGACGGGATGGTTTGTACCTGCGGTCATCGCAATCGCGATCGCTACCTTTGTCATCTGGTTTAACATCATGGGTAACCTGACGATGGCATTGATTACCACCGTTGGAGTGTTGATTATCGCCTGTCCCTGTGCCTTGGGTTTGGCTACACCAACCTCAATTATGGTAGGAACAGGTAAAGGTGCGGAAAATGGCATTCTGATTAAAGGTGCAGAAAGCCTGGAACTAGCGCACAAACTGCAAGCGATCGTGCTTGACAAAACGGGTACGATTACGCAAGGCAAGCCAACTGTCACCGATTTTGTCACGGTTAACGGAACGGCACATAGTAACGAGCTAAAACTCTTGCGCCTAGCTGCTGCTGTCGAACGCAATTCAGAACATCCTTTGGCTGAAGCGGTGGTGCAATACGCCTCTTCTCAAGGAGTAGAATTGACCGACGCACGAGAATGTGCAGCAGTTGCAGGTAGTGGCGTGCAAGGATACGTAAGCGATCGCCTCGTACAAATTGGCACGCAGCGCTGGATGCAAGAATTGGGAATTAATACCAGCCAATTACAGCAACAGTGGGATCGACTGGAGTATCTCGGTAAAACAGTCATTTGGATTGCTGTAGACGGCACAGTCCAAGCCATTATGGGAATTGCAGATGCCGTCAAACCTTCTTCTGCTGCTGCTGTACGCACTATGCAGCAGATGGGATTAGAGGTAATAATGCTGACTGGTGACAACCGCCGCACGGCGGAAGTTATTGCGCGGGAAGTCGGGATTAACCGAGTCATGGCAGAAGTTCGTCCCGATCGAAAGGCTGAGGTTGTTAAGTCTCTGCAATTAGAGCAGCAGGGGAGCAAAAAACGATTCACGACTCCCAAAATTGTCGCAATGGTTGGCGATGGGATTAACGATGCACCAGCCTTGGCGCAGGCGGATGTGGGAATTGCTATTGGTACGGGAACGGATGTGGCGATCGCCGCAAGCGATATTACGCTGATTTCCGGCGACTTACAAGGTATTGTGACGGCAATTCAACTCTCGCGTGCCACGATTCGTAATATCAGACAAAATCTGTTTTTTGCTTTCATCTACAACGTGGCTGGCATTCCAATCGCCGCAGGTATTCTCTTTCCTTTCTTTGGTTGGTTGCTCAGTCCGATTATTGCAGGTGCGGCAATGGCATTTAGTTCTGTTTCAGTAGTGACAAATGCACTGCGTCTGCGTAACTTCCATCCGAAAACTGCGCGCTAA
- a CDS encoding cation-translocating P-type ATPase, with amino-acid sequence MSSSTGTDLAMAKPAGESYAWHTLEAERATDVLQSDRTSGLTSAEVEERLQRYGFNELQETGGRSGWEILLDQFKNIMLLMLIAVAVISAILDVFGTKQPGEIPFKDAIAIGVVVVLNGLLGYIQESRAEKALAALKGLSSPKVRVLRDGKTVEVDSKELVPGDVMLLEAGVKISADGRLLEVANLQIREAALTGEAHAVNKQATLQLPDDTVLGDRVNMVYEGTEVVQGRGTVLVTGTGMKTELGKIATALQSVEAEPTPLQKRMAQLGNTLVTGAMILVLLVVGLGMLHTPTMSNFENLVKVSLSMAVAVVPEGLPAVITVTLALGTQRMVRRNALIRKLPAVETLGSVTTICSDKTGTLTQNKMVVQAVATASNSLRVTGEGYDPIGEFRHQDRVVSVQDQPELQALLLACVLCNDAILQRDKGEWAILGDPTEGALLSLAGKAGLEKDQQSSWFPRAAEFPFSSERKRMSTICEVRNEDLVNFLASHPSPLTAHPYLMFTKGSPELTLERCTHIQTGDRIEPLTNELRLNILDRNNQYASKGLRVLGFAYKAVASIPPEGSEETSENDLTWLGLVGMLDAPRPEVREAVAKCRTAGIRPVMITGDHQLTAQAVAEDLGIAHPGDLVLTGRELEKLSMPELEAHVDRVSVYARVSPEHKLQIVQALQHQNQIVAMTGDGVNDAPALKQADIGVAMGITGTDVSKEASDMVLLDDNFSTIVSATEEGRVVYINIRRFIRYILGSNLGEVLTIASAPLLGLGGVPLSPLQILWMNLVTDGIPALALAVEPGRPIVMQQPPKNPKENIFARGLGSYMIRIGIILAIVTILLMVWAYHHSQAVQGGGLSADRWKTMVFTTLCLAQMGHAIAIRSNTRLAIQVDPFSNPYILISVVLTTLLQLLLIYVPPLRSFFSTHYIPPIELLICFGFSSLVFVWIELEKLFIRWQRSRQHS; translated from the coding sequence ATGTCTTCAAGCACTGGCACAGACTTAGCAATGGCTAAGCCTGCCGGAGAGTCTTACGCTTGGCATACTCTGGAAGCTGAGAGAGCCACAGATGTTCTCCAGAGCGATCGCACCTCCGGCTTAACTTCCGCTGAAGTTGAAGAAAGATTACAACGCTACGGTTTCAACGAATTACAAGAAACAGGAGGGCGTAGTGGTTGGGAAATCCTCCTAGACCAATTCAAAAACATCATGTTGCTGATGTTGATAGCAGTTGCTGTCATTTCAGCAATTTTAGATGTGTTCGGTACGAAACAACCAGGAGAAATACCGTTTAAAGACGCGATCGCGATTGGCGTAGTGGTCGTTCTGAACGGGTTACTGGGATATATCCAAGAAAGTCGCGCAGAAAAGGCTTTAGCTGCCTTAAAAGGCTTGTCTTCGCCCAAAGTGCGAGTTCTGCGCGACGGCAAAACCGTGGAAGTCGATTCTAAAGAATTGGTTCCAGGGGACGTAATGTTACTGGAAGCGGGGGTGAAGATTTCTGCTGACGGTCGCCTCTTAGAAGTTGCAAATCTGCAAATTCGGGAAGCAGCCTTGACAGGAGAGGCTCACGCCGTCAACAAACAAGCCACGCTCCAGCTACCAGATGATACCGTATTGGGCGATCGCGTCAATATGGTTTACGAAGGTACGGAGGTCGTCCAAGGACGAGGAACAGTCCTCGTCACGGGGACGGGAATGAAGACTGAACTGGGGAAAATTGCTACAGCACTGCAATCGGTAGAAGCTGAACCCACGCCGTTACAAAAACGGATGGCGCAACTGGGCAATACCTTAGTCACGGGGGCGATGATTCTAGTACTGTTGGTGGTGGGATTAGGAATGCTCCACACGCCAACCATGAGTAATTTCGAGAACCTCGTGAAAGTCTCGCTCAGTATGGCGGTTGCTGTCGTTCCCGAAGGACTACCTGCCGTGATCACCGTTACCCTGGCGCTGGGAACTCAGCGCATGGTGCGGCGCAACGCTCTAATTCGCAAACTTCCAGCCGTAGAAACCCTGGGTAGCGTCACTACAATTTGCTCTGACAAAACAGGGACGTTGACTCAAAATAAAATGGTCGTCCAGGCAGTTGCGACAGCTAGCAACTCTCTGCGAGTCACAGGTGAAGGATACGACCCTATTGGTGAGTTTCGTCACCAAGATAGAGTCGTCTCAGTGCAAGATCAACCGGAACTACAAGCCTTACTCTTAGCTTGCGTACTTTGCAACGATGCCATATTGCAAAGAGATAAAGGCGAGTGGGCGATCCTTGGAGATCCGACCGAAGGAGCGCTGTTGTCTTTAGCTGGTAAAGCAGGGCTAGAAAAAGACCAGCAATCGAGCTGGTTTCCCCGAGCTGCTGAGTTTCCGTTCTCCTCAGAACGCAAACGCATGAGTACGATCTGTGAAGTGAGAAATGAGGACTTAGTGAACTTCCTCGCCTCTCATCCCTCACCGCTCACCGCTCACCCCTATTTAATGTTCACCAAAGGTTCGCCCGAACTAACTTTAGAGCGTTGCACTCATATTCAAACGGGCGATCGCATTGAACCACTGACAAACGAGTTACGGTTAAACATCCTCGACCGAAACAACCAGTATGCCAGTAAGGGGTTGCGAGTTCTAGGCTTTGCCTACAAAGCAGTTGCAAGTATTCCCCCAGAAGGTTCGGAAGAAACCTCAGAAAACGATTTAACTTGGTTGGGCTTGGTGGGAATGTTGGATGCACCCCGTCCCGAAGTTCGCGAAGCCGTGGCTAAGTGCCGTACTGCTGGTATCCGTCCCGTAATGATTACAGGCGATCACCAACTGACTGCCCAAGCGGTAGCTGAGGATCTAGGGATTGCTCACCCAGGAGATTTAGTACTGACAGGGCGAGAGCTGGAAAAATTGAGTATGCCAGAACTTGAGGCACACGTCGATCGCGTCAGCGTCTACGCCCGCGTCTCGCCAGAGCATAAATTACAGATCGTCCAAGCGCTACAACACCAAAACCAAATTGTTGCCATGACAGGAGATGGAGTCAACGATGCTCCCGCCCTCAAACAGGCAGATATTGGCGTAGCAATGGGCATTACAGGTACGGATGTCAGTAAAGAAGCTAGCGATATGGTGTTACTAGACGACAACTTTTCCACAATCGTCTCGGCGACAGAAGAAGGACGAGTTGTTTACATCAACATCCGTCGCTTTATTAGATACATTCTAGGTAGTAACTTAGGAGAGGTTTTAACTATTGCTTCAGCACCATTACTAGGTCTGGGAGGAGTACCGCTTTCACCGTTGCAAATTCTCTGGATGAATTTAGTGACAGATGGAATTCCAGCGCTAGCTCTGGCTGTCGAACCAGGTAGACCAATTGTCATGCAACAACCGCCCAAAAATCCCAAAGAAAATATCTTTGCGCGAGGGCTAGGTTCGTACATGATTCGGATTGGGATTATCCTCGCCATCGTGACGATTCTGCTGATGGTTTGGGCTTATCACCATTCTCAGGCAGTTCAAGGCGGTGGATTGAGCGCAGACCGCTGGAAAACAATGGTATTTACCACTCTTTGTCTGGCGCAAATGGGACACGCGATCGCGATTCGTTCTAACACTCGTTTAGCGATTCAAGTCGATCCGTTCTCTAATCCCTATATTCTGATTTCAGTCGTCTTGACCACTCTTTTACAACTACTGCTAATCTACGTTCCACCCCTGCGTAGTTTCTTCAGCACCCATTACATACCACCCATAGAACTACTGATTTGTTTCGGCTTCAGTTCCTTGGTATTTGTTTGGATCGAACTAGAGAAGCTATTCATCCGTTGGCAAAGATCTCGGCAACATAGTTAG
- a CDS encoding Nif11-like leader peptide family natural product precursor, producing the protein MTNDERTNVSKELEQFHQLVLQDSSLKEKLKQSGDRESFLNLAVELGKQNGYSFTYSEVKAYISQNLLAIAQQFL; encoded by the coding sequence ATGACTAATGACGAGAGAACGAATGTGTCAAAAGAACTAGAACAGTTTCATCAACTGGTATTGCAAGACTCATCGCTCAAAGAAAAGCTGAAACAGTCAGGCGATCGCGAAAGTTTTTTAAACTTAGCAGTGGAATTAGGCAAACAGAACGGCTACAGCTTCACTTACAGCGAAGTCAAAGCATACATATCTCAAAATCTGCTGGCGATCGCCCAGCAGTTCTTATAA
- a CDS encoding heavy-metal-associated domain-containing protein, whose protein sequence is MLIQLKVPKLACAACVDAVTQAVKKVDATAKVEADPKTKMVSIETQRSAAEIENAIAAVGYPAA, encoded by the coding sequence ATGTTAATCCAGCTCAAAGTTCCCAAACTCGCTTGCGCTGCTTGTGTCGATGCTGTAACTCAAGCAGTGAAGAAGGTTGATGCAACGGCAAAAGTAGAAGCCGATCCGAAAACAAAAATGGTCAGTATCGAGACGCAACGATCGGCAGCAGAAATTGAAAATGCGATCGCTGCTGTAGGCTATCCTGCGGCTTAA